The proteins below are encoded in one region of Rubripirellula reticaptiva:
- a CDS encoding M28 family peptidase, which yields MLKLSEADAESARQNTRAWSHQSTISSEPTPPRPSSSARWIAIGFVIAIVAVLAWFFLDSESDAPVDLSPASGAIPSAYQPDRAMGYLNQLCEFGSRPSGSAAMAQQQQYLRKFFTDQGAVVSMQTFDIRHPEDGSNVSMSNVIASWGLDRPKRFLLCAHYDTRPFPDQDRNNRRGVFVGANDGASGTAALMEISHQFVSGLPSDVGVDIVLFDGEEFVFRQGRDDYFLGSTFFAEKYKSSPPAIPYQAGILLDMIGDRELKVFYETNSLRMARDVTKSVWAVAADLGVDAFVARTRHEIQDDHLPLNRIAGIPTTDIIDFDYPRPGIGAPSYWHTEQDVPANCSGTSMAAVVWVVHSWLNRQ from the coding sequence ATGTTGAAGTTGAGTGAAGCGGACGCCGAATCGGCGCGGCAAAACACGCGAGCGTGGTCTCATCAGTCGACAATATCGTCGGAACCCACTCCGCCCCGTCCAAGTTCGTCCGCGCGCTGGATCGCGATCGGTTTTGTCATCGCGATTGTCGCCGTGTTAGCGTGGTTCTTTCTGGATTCGGAAAGCGACGCGCCCGTCGATTTGTCGCCTGCATCGGGCGCAATTCCGTCGGCGTATCAACCTGACCGGGCGATGGGTTATTTGAATCAGCTTTGCGAATTCGGATCTCGTCCGTCCGGATCAGCCGCGATGGCACAGCAACAGCAGTACCTGCGGAAGTTCTTTACCGACCAAGGTGCGGTTGTTTCGATGCAAACTTTCGACATTCGGCACCCCGAAGACGGCTCAAACGTTTCAATGTCAAATGTGATCGCGTCATGGGGGCTGGATCGTCCGAAACGTTTTTTGCTTTGCGCCCACTATGACACTCGCCCTTTCCCGGATCAGGATCGTAACAATCGTCGCGGGGTTTTTGTTGGTGCGAACGACGGTGCCAGCGGAACGGCGGCGCTAATGGAAATCTCGCACCAATTCGTCAGCGGTTTGCCAAGCGATGTGGGTGTCGATATTGTTTTGTTCGATGGCGAGGAGTTTGTGTTCAGACAGGGCCGCGACGATTACTTTTTAGGGTCGACGTTTTTTGCCGAGAAATACAAGTCGTCACCGCCAGCGATTCCTTATCAAGCCGGGATCTTGCTGGACATGATCGGCGACCGCGAATTGAAAGTCTTCTACGAAACCAACAGTCTGAGGATGGCGAGGGACGTCACGAAGAGCGTTTGGGCCGTGGCGGCCGATCTGGGCGTTGACGCTTTTGTGGCGCGAACTCGCCATGAGATACAAGACGATCATCTACCGCTGAACCGAATCGCGGGCATCCCAACGACCGACATTATCGACTTCGACTATCCGCGGCCGGGGATTGGTGCTCCTTCGTATTGGCATACCGAGCAAGACGTTCCCGCAAACTGCAGCGGTACGTCGATGGCTGCGGTCGTATGGGTCGTGCACTCGTGGCTGAATCGCCAGTGA
- a CDS encoding phytoene desaturase family protein, which produces MPAADPESLRIVIIGGGLAGLSSACVLAARGYRVTLLDKNEWVGGKAAVHTADGYRFDMGPTILTLPSVLKRVFSEAGKELSDYIDMVPLDPQWRCFFEGSASASGATSENTLLDLVANTESMKKNIAELTGTPTSGDGYERFMRMSEQLHGVSDRFFFWRSVGGLADTMDVGGAFSAAVLKDVLSLRMGRSVASVVRSYVPDARVAQMMDHFTQYVGSSPYNSPAVLCSIAHMQTDEGIWYPIGGTRAIPEALCKLAQELGVEVRTGTDVMRITTLDQRVTGVATTSGEEIACDAVVSNCDAVRTYGELLKDTSQSKRFQRTNNYEPACSGVVLYLGLDRRYEQLLHHNFVFSKDPEGEFDYIYKRGEPAPDPSAYVCAPSISDPDVAPDGGEALYILVHTPYLRPGHDWKKMLPEYREVIFDKLERTAGMTGIRDAIVHESSLTPEGIHNRYRVLNGAIYGLASHGKYVGAFKPANRRKDLTGLYLAGGAAHPGPGMPMVMMSGWIAADSLDQDAQAGKIKGSSRRPGPAR; this is translated from the coding sequence ATGCCCGCTGCTGATCCCGAATCGCTTCGCATTGTTATCATTGGCGGCGGGTTGGCCGGACTGTCGTCTGCCTGCGTGCTGGCTGCCCGAGGCTACCGCGTCACCTTGTTGGACAAGAACGAATGGGTTGGCGGCAAGGCGGCGGTCCATACCGCCGACGGGTACCGGTTCGACATGGGGCCAACCATCCTAACGCTGCCAAGCGTGCTGAAACGAGTGTTCAGCGAAGCCGGAAAGGAACTTTCCGATTACATCGACATGGTCCCGCTGGATCCTCAATGGAGGTGTTTTTTTGAAGGCAGCGCGTCGGCATCCGGCGCAACGTCCGAAAATACCTTGCTAGACTTGGTCGCCAACACCGAATCAATGAAGAAGAATATTGCCGAGCTGACCGGAACACCGACCAGCGGCGATGGATACGAACGGTTCATGCGGATGAGCGAGCAGTTGCACGGAGTCTCGGATCGCTTCTTCTTTTGGCGCAGCGTCGGAGGACTAGCTGACACGATGGATGTCGGAGGCGCGTTTTCTGCGGCAGTGTTGAAAGACGTTTTGTCGTTGCGAATGGGCCGCAGTGTCGCTTCGGTGGTTCGTTCTTACGTTCCTGATGCACGCGTTGCGCAAATGATGGACCACTTCACGCAGTACGTTGGTTCGTCGCCCTACAACTCGCCCGCCGTGCTTTGCAGCATCGCTCACATGCAAACCGACGAGGGAATTTGGTACCCGATCGGAGGAACTCGTGCGATCCCCGAAGCTTTATGCAAATTGGCTCAAGAACTTGGCGTTGAAGTTCGCACCGGCACCGACGTGATGCGGATCACGACATTGGATCAACGAGTCACCGGTGTTGCTACGACTAGTGGCGAGGAAATTGCCTGCGATGCAGTGGTCAGCAACTGTGATGCGGTTCGAACCTACGGCGAACTGCTAAAAGACACGTCACAGTCGAAACGGTTCCAACGAACAAACAACTATGAACCCGCGTGCAGCGGCGTGGTGCTGTACTTGGGCCTTGATCGGCGTTACGAGCAACTGTTGCATCATAACTTTGTGTTTTCAAAAGATCCCGAAGGAGAGTTCGACTATATCTACAAGCGAGGCGAACCGGCTCCGGACCCAAGTGCTTACGTTTGCGCGCCGTCGATTAGCGACCCAGACGTTGCACCGGATGGCGGCGAAGCGTTGTACATCCTTGTCCACACGCCGTATTTGCGGCCTGGGCATGACTGGAAAAAAATGCTGCCTGAGTACCGCGAAGTAATCTTTGACAAGCTGGAACGAACCGCTGGGATGACAGGCATTCGCGATGCAATTGTCCACGAATCATCGCTAACGCCCGAAGGGATCCACAACCGATACCGAGTACTCAACGGCGCGATCTACGGACTGGCAAGCCACGGCAAGTACGTCGGTGCGTTCAAGCCTGCGAACCGACGCAAAGATTTGACGGGACTGTACTTAGCGGGCGGTGCGGCGCACCCTGGCCCCGGAATGCCAATGGTGATGATGAGCGGCTGGATCGCAGCGGACTCTTTGGACCAAGATGCCCAAGCCGGCAAGATCAAAGGTTCATCCCGCAGACCTGGGCCGGCTCGATAA
- a CDS encoding esterase/lipase family protein: MVALVVLVLLQSGCAAPTYLTNRKFRDNALTQTLHLVGRKGPEVSERTWHTLRRFDLEDVYQNDHKICFAQIRSRVRETPEAELIYALSELAYVEGKKAEKAGRSSDALNQYGIALTNSYDYLFSDDLGTSRNFYDPQFRGACDLYNESLEDTLRLLCKKNQIQPGQTYTIKTPDREFVVRTEMRGQWKTDEFDHYEFVSDYEIQTLRNQHTTYGLGVPLIAVRKTPENGDSREKYYPKGLSYSVSAMMRCVEPHEGARAGESKVCVLEFFDPLKANQIQLSNQWVPLETDLTTPLAYFLDSPEYRKRDEATEGLLNPNESASHRGLYMLEPYDPKRIPVLMVHGLWSSPMTWMDMFNDLRSFPEIRERYQFWFYLYPSGQPFWLSATQLRTDLTAMRKVFDESRQDAPMDDMVLVGHSMGGLVSRMQTIDSGDEFWKIVSNQPASSADEAIAKLRGDDDDRYKLVSTLFFRPNTSVKRVITIGTPHRGSEFANDYTRWLARKFIKLPTMAIRTGNRLAEQNPTVFKDTELLTVANAIDSLAPESPIFPVMMRAKRAPGVKYHNIIGVLENPSLITGRTVKGDGVVEYDSAHMDDTDSELIIDAPHTSVHMTSKAVFEVRRILLEHLSELDSNDRVAQLESVEAESAGGPMQPVVIER, encoded by the coding sequence ATGGTCGCGCTGGTCGTGCTTGTTCTGCTGCAATCCGGATGTGCGGCGCCGACCTACCTGACAAATCGCAAATTTCGCGATAATGCTTTGACCCAGACCCTGCATTTGGTCGGTCGCAAGGGCCCCGAGGTCAGCGAGCGAACCTGGCACACGCTGCGGCGATTTGACTTGGAAGACGTTTACCAGAACGACCATAAAATCTGTTTTGCTCAAATTCGCAGTCGCGTCCGAGAAACCCCCGAAGCCGAACTGATCTACGCACTTAGTGAGTTGGCGTATGTCGAAGGCAAGAAGGCCGAGAAAGCGGGCCGGTCCAGCGATGCATTAAACCAATACGGTATCGCGCTGACCAACAGCTACGACTATCTGTTTAGCGATGATCTTGGAACCTCACGTAACTTCTATGATCCGCAGTTTCGTGGCGCATGCGATCTATACAACGAGTCGCTTGAAGACACATTGCGATTGTTATGCAAGAAAAATCAGATCCAGCCAGGGCAGACCTACACAATCAAGACTCCTGATCGTGAGTTTGTCGTGCGAACGGAAATGCGTGGGCAATGGAAAACAGACGAGTTCGACCATTACGAATTTGTGAGCGATTATGAAATCCAAACTTTGCGCAACCAGCATACGACCTATGGATTGGGCGTGCCGCTGATCGCTGTGCGAAAAACACCTGAAAATGGCGACAGCCGCGAGAAGTACTATCCCAAGGGACTTAGCTACTCCGTCAGCGCGATGATGCGCTGTGTTGAACCGCACGAAGGGGCTCGTGCCGGCGAATCCAAGGTTTGCGTTTTAGAGTTCTTTGACCCTTTAAAAGCAAACCAAATTCAACTGTCTAATCAGTGGGTGCCGCTCGAAACCGATCTGACGACTCCGTTGGCGTACTTTTTGGATAGTCCCGAGTATCGCAAGCGGGACGAGGCGACCGAAGGGCTGCTCAACCCAAACGAATCGGCAAGCCATCGTGGACTGTACATGCTGGAACCGTATGATCCAAAGCGAATACCGGTCTTGATGGTGCATGGGCTATGGTCCAGTCCGATGACGTGGATGGACATGTTCAATGACTTGCGCAGTTTTCCCGAGATCCGTGAACGTTACCAGTTTTGGTTCTACCTATATCCGTCCGGCCAACCATTTTGGTTGTCGGCGACACAGCTGCGGACGGACCTGACCGCTATGCGTAAAGTGTTCGACGAAAGTCGCCAAGATGCACCGATGGACGATATGGTTCTTGTTGGTCATAGCATGGGCGGTCTCGTTAGTCGGATGCAAACGATCGATAGCGGTGACGAGTTCTGGAAAATCGTCAGCAATCAGCCTGCAAGCAGTGCCGATGAGGCAATCGCGAAGCTACGCGGTGATGATGACGATCGATACAAGCTAGTAAGTACTCTGTTCTTCCGCCCGAACACCTCTGTCAAGCGTGTCATTACGATCGGAACACCGCACCGTGGCAGCGAGTTCGCGAACGACTACACCCGCTGGCTTGCCAGAAAGTTTATCAAATTGCCAACGATGGCGATTCGAACCGGCAATCGGCTTGCCGAGCAGAACCCGACTGTCTTCAAGGACACCGAACTGTTGACCGTAGCCAACGCAATCGATTCGTTGGCGCCTGAGTCGCCGATCTTCCCCGTCATGATGCGTGCCAAACGCGCGCCGGGTGTTAAATATCACAACATCATCGGTGTTCTGGAAAATCCATCGCTGATAACCGGGCGAACCGTCAAGGGCGACGGAGTCGTTGAGTACGACAGTGCGCACATGGATGACACGGATAGTGAGTTGATTATCGATGCGCCTCACACTTCGGTTCACATGACCTCGAAGGCAGTTTTTGAAGTGCGAAGGATCTTGCTTGAACACCTAAGCGAACTTGATTCGAATGATCGAGTAGCCCAGCTCGAGTCGGTTGAAGCCGAATCTGCGGGTGGTCCGATGCAACCGGTTGTTATTGAACGCTAA
- a CDS encoding RsmD family RNA methyltransferase: protein MKRPAKESKSRSSRSQTDPSKSKPTKLRIIGGTMRGRTVIYHGEDFTRPMKDNIRENAFNILLKAAKGAICFDLFAGTGAMTFESLSRGASRAVAVELNRRAVRYIRETADSLDVTDKIVVVSADTFRVAGQLLGPPADDTPWIVFLCPPYILWHERLEDLNAIIRTVQLNAPPGSVLMVETEKTFDQDLLPPGDWDRRTYGGTTLGFIEPAQVCGMNL, encoded by the coding sequence ATGAAACGACCAGCAAAAGAATCGAAAAGCCGATCATCTCGATCCCAAACCGACCCATCGAAATCCAAACCGACGAAATTGCGGATCATCGGCGGGACGATGCGAGGCAGGACGGTAATCTATCACGGCGAAGACTTCACTCGCCCGATGAAGGACAATATTCGCGAAAACGCGTTCAATATCCTGCTAAAGGCAGCTAAAGGGGCGATTTGCTTTGACCTGTTCGCGGGCACGGGGGCGATGACGTTCGAGTCCCTCAGTCGGGGTGCTTCGCGGGCTGTCGCGGTCGAACTCAATCGGCGAGCGGTTCGTTACATTCGCGAAACTGCCGATTCTCTTGATGTGACCGACAAAATCGTTGTGGTCAGTGCCGACACGTTCCGCGTCGCCGGCCAGTTGCTGGGGCCACCGGCTGACGATACGCCCTGGATCGTGTTTCTTTGCCCCCCCTACATTTTGTGGCACGAACGACTCGAAGACCTCAACGCGATCATTCGCACAGTTCAGCTTAACGCGCCGCCCGGCAGCGTTCTGATGGTCGAAACTGAAAAGACGTTCGATCAGGATCTGTTGCCGCCCGGTGATTGGGATCGGCGGACGTATGGCGGCACGACACTTGGGTTTATCGAGCCGGCCCAGGTCTGCGGGATGAACCTTTGA